A genomic region of Methanothermobacter thermautotrophicus str. Delta H contains the following coding sequences:
- a CDS encoding DUF169 domain-containing protein, whose translation MVDVCGVNGYDEISGKLKDLLGLEKSPVAIKLVLREDDLPEGVEKIGKPARHCEMVQMAAAGEVFYATAEAQACKGGADALGIDEAPEKVKTGEFYYDLGRFASFASAKRTFDRIPSVDLRFYAAVYAPLEKATFDPDVIVIICNPAQAMKISQALVYTLGGRVEADFSGIQSLCADAVAGPYMRKRPNITMGCSGSRQYAGVRDDELIVGLNGENIGCVLNALEAIS comes from the coding sequence ATGGTTGATGTGTGCGGTGTTAATGGATACGATGAGATCTCAGGAAAACTGAAGGACCTCCTGGGGCTTGAAAAATCCCCGGTGGCAATTAAACTCGTTCTGAGGGAGGATGACCTCCCTGAGGGTGTTGAAAAGATAGGAAAACCAGCAAGGCACTGTGAAATGGTCCAGATGGCTGCAGCTGGTGAGGTATTCTATGCCACCGCAGAGGCCCAGGCATGCAAGGGAGGTGCCGATGCCCTCGGAATCGATGAGGCCCCTGAGAAGGTCAAAACAGGAGAGTTCTACTATGACCTTGGACGTTTTGCAAGCTTTGCATCAGCCAAGAGGACCTTCGATAGGATACCATCCGTTGACCTCAGGTTCTATGCAGCAGTCTACGCTCCCCTCGAGAAGGCCACATTCGACCCTGACGTCATAGTGATAATCTGCAACCCTGCCCAGGCCATGAAGATCTCACAGGCCCTCGTATACACCCTCGGTGGCCGTGTGGAGGCAGACTTCTCAGGCATTCAGTCCCTCTGTGCAGATGCCGTTGCAGGGCCATACATGAGGAAGAGACCCAACATAACCATGGGATGCAGCGGATCAAGGCAGTACGCGGGTGTGCGGGACGATGAACTCATTGTCGGTCTTAACGGTGAAAACATAGGATGTGTCCTTAACGCCCTTGAGGCCATAAGCTAG
- a CDS encoding nucleotidyltransferase family protein has protein sequence MISAVVAAAGRGSRMMRDMAELGLEPVHKLLLPLNGVTVIEATVKAVLSAGVDECIVVTGHRAGEVEEALSGMDVRVVRNDPVDVPLSASLLRGVRAAGGDIILCAAGDQPAVSPATLRRIAEHADGSTVSILARGESGWLDNARGIGMPLAAGADLLRDYLPLGDGNINPLLWMMLEDGVRLYGVEASRPIELVNINHYSDYLRIRDHFLRTNADGN, from the coding sequence ATGATCTCAGCTGTTGTTGCTGCAGCCGGCAGGGGAAGCAGGATGATGCGGGATATGGCTGAACTTGGCCTCGAACCGGTCCACAAACTCCTGCTCCCCCTCAATGGGGTGACCGTCATAGAGGCCACAGTTAAGGCTGTCCTCTCGGCGGGGGTTGATGAGTGCATAGTCGTGACCGGCCACAGGGCAGGGGAGGTTGAGGAGGCCCTCTCAGGCATGGATGTCCGTGTGGTGAGAAACGACCCCGTGGATGTTCCCCTGTCAGCGTCACTACTGAGGGGTGTGAGGGCCGCAGGGGGGGACATAATCCTCTGTGCCGCAGGGGACCAGCCTGCGGTATCACCTGCAACCCTCAGGAGGATAGCTGAACATGCTGATGGGTCCACGGTTTCAATCCTTGCGAGGGGTGAGAGTGGCTGGCTTGATAATGCCCGGGGGATCGGCATGCCCCTTGCAGCAGGTGCCGATCTCCTCAGGGATTACCTGCCCCTTGGGGATGGCAACATAAACCCCCTCCTCTGGATGATGCTGGAGGACGGTGTGAGGCTCTATGGTGTGGAGGCCTCTCGCCCCATTGAGCTTGTGAACATAAACCATTACAGTGACTACCTGAGGATAAGAGACCATTTTCTCAGGACCAATGCTGATGGAAATTAG
- a CDS encoding glutamate ligase domain-containing protein encodes MGPLRERINLRVPGIFNIENALAAITVALILGFDMEDIKRSIEDFRGIRGRFEFIDEVDGVRVYMDAAHNPESMEKLFEGMEFQGRLIVSLDNPDTLTVRDKERIGRVLAERAHTIIVSAKNETTGVTDMEAADEVAWGAGEERTIKTESVYDSIRRALEIAEPGDTILHIGPGVVNTYENVRSDIEEALKSVEDCVVVLGGLGNVGDLMARNLRPGATGSWSRNLREDTPLADVLREEGIHLDLGGHDPEILRRARTVAITPALENNRKILDLTGGLDADVIGVEDVLNMCPVDKPVVGVTGTNGKTTTTGMLKSIMRVAGMRVPEHHLNIQGNTELVPALQARLPGDVAVVEIGTFGRRGEIRSSAMLSGVSVGVITNISRDHLSAGRRFSDYIECKGEMVEVAEDLVLNADDPIVASLADGLPRERVVFYGIQSSESGGVVPEGRECPKCGKPLRYTRRTIGHLGDYQCICGYLRPQPDVMAIEASPGGFKLVIGQEMREVRLATPGIFNVYNALAAAATAWTMGLEIDDIVRGLESFKGVPGRFQELSESPRIILDYAHNPAGVRAVMQDLRGKGRLIVVNTVASESGIDGDREIAAILKDADVVIPASYAARRASDILGERAVHIGSSRMRAGGGTLGASREQVAEAVRKALELAGPDDTVLIIGEGGYRYAEESIR; translated from the coding sequence GTGGGGCCCCTGAGGGAGAGGATAAACCTCAGGGTCCCGGGCATATTCAACATTGAAAATGCCCTCGCAGCCATAACCGTCGCACTCATACTCGGATTCGACATGGAGGATATTAAGAGGAGTATCGAGGACTTCAGGGGCATAAGGGGCAGATTTGAGTTCATAGACGAGGTTGACGGTGTCAGGGTATACATGGACGCAGCCCACAACCCCGAGAGCATGGAGAAACTCTTCGAGGGCATGGAGTTCCAGGGCAGACTCATAGTGAGCCTCGACAACCCTGACACCCTCACGGTGAGGGACAAGGAAAGGATAGGGAGGGTGCTGGCTGAGAGGGCCCACACCATCATCGTAAGTGCAAAGAACGAGACAACAGGCGTCACAGACATGGAGGCCGCCGATGAGGTGGCGTGGGGCGCCGGCGAGGAGAGGACCATAAAGACTGAGAGCGTATACGACAGCATAAGGAGGGCCCTTGAGATCGCGGAGCCAGGGGACACCATCCTTCACATAGGCCCCGGGGTTGTCAACACCTACGAAAATGTAAGGTCCGACATAGAGGAGGCCCTGAAATCCGTGGAGGACTGTGTGGTCGTCCTTGGGGGTCTGGGGAACGTCGGAGACCTGATGGCAAGAAACCTCAGGCCCGGGGCCACAGGGTCGTGGTCTCGGAATCTCCGGGAGGACACACCCCTGGCGGATGTGCTGAGGGAGGAGGGCATACACCTCGACCTCGGAGGACATGACCCTGAGATACTCAGGAGGGCGAGGACGGTGGCCATAACACCTGCCCTTGAGAATAACCGGAAGATCCTTGACCTCACAGGTGGCCTTGACGCCGACGTCATAGGTGTTGAGGACGTACTCAACATGTGCCCTGTGGATAAACCGGTGGTGGGTGTTACAGGGACAAACGGGAAAACAACAACCACTGGCATGCTCAAATCCATAATGCGGGTTGCAGGTATGAGGGTCCCGGAGCACCACCTGAACATCCAGGGAAACACTGAACTTGTACCTGCCCTCCAGGCAAGGCTGCCGGGTGACGTCGCCGTCGTTGAGATAGGTACCTTCGGCAGGAGGGGGGAGATAAGAAGCTCCGCGATGCTCTCAGGTGTCTCGGTGGGTGTTATAACAAACATATCAAGGGACCACCTCTCAGCTGGGCGGAGATTCTCTGACTACATTGAATGCAAGGGTGAAATGGTGGAGGTTGCAGAGGACCTTGTCCTGAATGCAGATGACCCCATTGTAGCCTCCCTTGCAGACGGACTCCCCCGTGAGAGGGTTGTGTTCTATGGCATACAGAGCTCTGAATCCGGTGGCGTGGTGCCTGAGGGCAGGGAGTGCCCCAAGTGCGGGAAGCCCCTCAGGTACACCAGGAGAACCATTGGGCACCTCGGCGACTACCAGTGCATCTGCGGGTACCTGAGACCCCAGCCAGATGTCATGGCCATCGAGGCATCCCCCGGGGGCTTCAAGCTCGTAATCGGTCAGGAGATGAGGGAGGTAAGGCTTGCAACCCCCGGGATATTCAATGTCTACAACGCCTTGGCGGCAGCTGCAACCGCATGGACCATGGGACTGGAAATTGATGACATAGTCCGGGGTCTGGAATCATTCAAAGGCGTCCCGGGGAGGTTCCAGGAACTCTCAGAGTCGCCCAGGATAATCCTGGACTACGCCCACAACCCTGCAGGTGTCAGGGCAGTGATGCAGGACCTCAGGGGAAAGGGCAGACTCATAGTGGTCAACACCGTGGCATCTGAGAGCGGGATCGATGGGGACAGGGAGATTGCAGCGATCCTCAAGGATGCGGATGTGGTCATACCAGCATCCTACGCCGCCAGGAGGGCCTCAGACATCCTTGGAGAGAGAGCGGTCCACATAGGGTCCAGCAGGATGAGGGCCGGTGGAGGCACCCTGGGTGCCAGCAGGGAGCAGGTAGCTGAGGCCGTCAGGAAGGCCCTTGAACTTGCAGGACCTGATGACACGGTGCTCATAATAGGAGAGGGGGGATACAGGTATGCTGAGGAGTCTATCAGGTAA
- a CDS encoding Mur ligase family protein, producing MKVLVIGAGNAGRPAARLLNHLNNRVLVNDVRELHELPLKAQKRIAEMEDEGVMFRFGGHSMEDILWADAVFISPNIPQDAPVRKMVREAGDLVHITTSDIGRTLNELIGLPMVGVAGTDGKTTTTNMIDHILSSRYRTVSFSSLQDSLVIEGLVELVVNGDIDDRDLAVFELPHGTIRMAEGLELSAGVVTNLTPDHMDEFSNYDEYIERNFSIKDLMAPGGVLALCGDDPVISSLLDDLEVENVVYGVGERRTVEFMGRRFMLSQYPGQGLRYRAEGTCRIHLHPECIRDTDSHLQHLRSPQLQET from the coding sequence ATGAAAGTGCTTGTGATTGGAGCTGGAAACGCAGGTAGACCCGCAGCGAGATTGCTCAACCACCTGAACAACAGGGTACTTGTGAACGACGTCAGGGAACTCCATGAACTACCCCTGAAGGCCCAGAAGAGGATAGCTGAGATGGAGGATGAGGGCGTGATGTTCAGGTTCGGGGGTCACAGCATGGAGGACATACTCTGGGCTGACGCTGTTTTCATATCACCCAACATCCCCCAGGACGCACCGGTACGTAAAATGGTAAGGGAAGCAGGGGACCTGGTCCACATAACAACCTCTGATATAGGGAGGACCCTCAATGAACTCATAGGGCTCCCAATGGTCGGAGTTGCGGGAACCGATGGGAAGACCACGACAACCAACATGATAGACCACATCCTCTCCTCACGTTACAGGACAGTATCATTCTCATCACTCCAGGATTCACTGGTGATAGAGGGCCTCGTGGAACTTGTGGTAAATGGGGATATCGACGACAGGGATCTTGCAGTGTTTGAACTCCCCCACGGGACGATAAGGATGGCTGAGGGCCTTGAACTCTCAGCAGGGGTTGTGACAAACCTCACACCGGATCACATGGACGAATTCAGTAACTACGATGAGTACATTGAGAGGAACTTCTCAATAAAGGACCTCATGGCTCCTGGCGGAGTTCTGGCACTATGTGGTGATGACCCGGTCATATCGAGCCTCCTGGACGACCTTGAAGTAGAAAATGTGGTCTATGGTGTGGGTGAGAGGAGGACCGTTGAATTCATGGGAAGGAGATTCATGCTCAGCCAGTATCCAGGTCAGGGCCTCCGATATAGAGCTGAGGGGACTTGCAGGATCCACCTTCACCCTGAATGTATCAGAGATACAGACAGCCATCTGCAGCACCTGCGGAGCCCTCAACTGCAGGAAACATGA
- a CDS encoding Mur ligase family protein yields MKVAVLGLGAEGLKAVESLRRRGHRVYASDIRADIDLNLEGVDVDLGFHDTERIASSDAVVLSPSIFGTGLWESFSDRLLCRVLRGHRVPVTVAVTGTNGKTTTASMIAHVLESSGWRVLLGGNAGGGFDGYTEVILRAAEEEFDYIVVEVCDMTLEFASECFDIDLAVITNLGEDHLNFHGSMENYRESVASFLEGRAVVISADEPHLEELTSGASSVMEYTPYRGELVLEGEFNRLNAGAAAEALEFLGVPSEVISRHLSVFRPVAGRIRSFSVNDALVVAGKTDNPHAMRALLRESNFDVIFLGTPRRSEEWRLGILDEIAESPPEILVLFPGLDDTVDMALEHLKSLRIPSEILTVHDPGDIPEMVREFSREYRRILVAGNGQDVIIRVQEELEGLASCL; encoded by the coding sequence ATGAAGGTTGCGGTTCTGGGACTTGGAGCTGAGGGTTTAAAGGCTGTTGAATCCCTCAGGAGGAGGGGACACAGGGTATACGCCAGTGATATAAGGGCGGACATTGATCTGAACCTCGAGGGTGTGGACGTTGACCTGGGCTTCCATGACACCGAAAGGATAGCATCATCGGATGCTGTGGTGCTGAGCCCCTCGATCTTTGGCACGGGGCTCTGGGAGAGCTTCAGTGACAGGCTTCTCTGCAGGGTACTCAGGGGGCACAGGGTCCCTGTCACCGTTGCAGTTACAGGGACCAACGGGAAGACCACGACGGCGTCAATGATAGCACATGTACTGGAGAGTTCAGGCTGGAGGGTCCTTCTCGGTGGAAACGCCGGGGGAGGCTTTGATGGATACACAGAGGTAATCCTGAGGGCAGCTGAGGAGGAATTCGATTACATCGTGGTTGAGGTCTGCGACATGACCCTTGAATTCGCATCTGAGTGCTTCGATATTGATCTGGCCGTCATCACAAACCTCGGCGAGGACCACCTGAACTTCCATGGCTCCATGGAGAACTACAGGGAATCAGTGGCCAGCTTCCTGGAGGGCAGGGCTGTGGTGATCTCTGCAGATGAACCCCACCTGGAGGAACTAACATCAGGGGCCAGCAGTGTCATGGAGTACACCCCCTACAGGGGCGAACTCGTCCTGGAGGGGGAGTTCAACAGGCTCAACGCTGGGGCCGCTGCAGAGGCACTGGAATTCCTCGGGGTACCCTCAGAAGTCATCTCCAGGCACCTCTCAGTATTCAGACCGGTGGCTGGCCGTATAAGGTCCTTCAGTGTAAACGATGCACTGGTAGTTGCAGGTAAAACCGATAACCCCCACGCCATGAGGGCACTGCTCAGGGAATCTAATTTTGATGTCATATTCCTTGGCACACCACGAAGATCAGAGGAGTGGCGCCTGGGGATTCTTGATGAAATCGCAGAGTCTCCACCCGAAATCCTGGTACTCTTCCCGGGCCTCGATGATACAGTTGACATGGCCCTTGAGCACCTTAAGAGCCTCAGGATTCCATCAGAGATCCTGACTGTCCATGACCCGGGGGATATCCCTGAAATGGTGAGGGAGTTCTCCAGGGAGTACAGGAGGATACTTGTGGCTGGTAACGGTCAGGATGTGATAATCCGGGTCCAGGAGGAACTTGAGGGACTTGCATCCTGTCTCTAG
- a CDS encoding class III signal peptide-containing protein — protein MIIKDLRGQGGAEYILLFAAIIVIAVAALYIYSSYFRFSGNEAVDVKLTITNIGPSKSKFIYEANNTTGGGSRHIVSGDPGNRFFLLQPGASRTFNLGRMSGGTSFTIEGGVGDPKGGTDDLKGIGQRGRWTLKIGNQSYSWVISGPYDYRRNPTGSVLMSFSISGGGGSPFKFTSDQVKVRGNVSG, from the coding sequence ATGATAATCAAGGATTTAAGGGGACAGGGTGGTGCTGAGTACATACTCCTTTTTGCGGCCATAATAGTGATAGCCGTTGCAGCTCTCTACATATACAGCTCCTACTTCAGGTTTTCAGGGAACGAGGCCGTTGATGTTAAACTCACCATAACAAATATCGGTCCATCCAAGAGCAAGTTCATCTATGAGGCCAACAACACCACCGGCGGCGGAAGCAGACACATAGTATCCGGGGATCCAGGTAACAGGTTCTTCCTTCTCCAGCCCGGTGCAAGCCGTACCTTCAACCTTGGAAGGATGAGTGGAGGTACGAGCTTCACCATAGAGGGAGGAGTCGGAGACCCCAAAGGCGGAACAGATGACCTCAAGGGTATAGGGCAGAGGGGCCGGTGGACGCTGAAAATAGGCAACCAGAGCTACTCATGGGTTATAAGCGGACCATATGATTACCGCAGGAACCCCACCGGTAGCGTGCTGATGTCATTCTCCATAAGCGGAGGTGGAGGTTCACCCTTCAAATTCACCAGCGACCAGGTCAAGGTGAGGGGAAACGTGTCAGGATGA
- the msrA gene encoding peptide-methionine (S)-S-oxide reductase MsrA — protein sequence MCLSRYEKATFGAGCFWGVEDAFRKVDGVVSTRVGYMGGHLENPTYEDVCTGLTGHAEVVEVTFDPDVVGYSDLLDVFWSIHDPTTLNRQGPDVGEQYRSVIFYHSDEQRRAAIESRRRLEESGRFRDRIVTAIEPAGTFYEAEEYHQQYLEKNPRRRCYLMRLLSTR from the coding sequence ATGTGTTTGAGCAGATATGAGAAGGCGACCTTCGGGGCCGGATGCTTCTGGGGGGTCGAGGACGCCTTCAGAAAGGTTGATGGTGTTGTATCAACCCGTGTGGGATACATGGGGGGTCACCTTGAGAACCCCACATATGAGGATGTCTGCACCGGTCTTACAGGACACGCAGAGGTGGTTGAGGTAACCTTTGACCCTGATGTTGTGGGTTACAGCGACCTCCTTGATGTGTTCTGGAGCATACATGACCCGACGACCCTCAACAGGCAGGGCCCGGATGTGGGAGAGCAGTACCGCTCGGTCATATTCTACCACAGCGATGAGCAGCGAAGGGCTGCCATTGAGTCAAGAAGGAGACTTGAGGAGTCTGGAAGGTTCAGAGACAGGATAGTTACAGCCATTGAACCAGCAGGGACCTTTTATGAGGCCGAGGAGTACCACCAGCAGTACCTTGAGAAGAACCCCCGGAGGAGATGCTACCTCATGAGACTACTCTCAACGAGGTGA
- a CDS encoding 2-oxoacid:acceptor oxidoreductase subunit alpha, with product MSRVRGGENSTLIRVSSTPVRAFIERVDVLFALSPGAVEHMDGRVKDTLVIADEEFHEEGAISLPIMGEAEKLGGRIFANVVAAGAAANLFGVREETFDEAVRSLFERKGPDIVEADLRAGRKGYELGDELREHLEISIEPQPSVREHVVLNGTEAVGIGCIAGGCRFMSSYPMTPSTPLQVFISENAAEFDMVFEQAEDEIAAINMCLGASYAGARSLVATSGSGFALMEEAVGLAGMIETPVVIYIGQRPGPAVGLPTRTAQEDLNLALYAGPGEFPRAILAPGKLEDAPEIAAHAFNLADRYQIPVFLLSDQYLADLYYDLPSPQIGEEPSYHITRTWEGYRRFEFTADGISPRGIPGYGSGTVRVDSDEHDEEGLITEDLDVRRRMVEKRNLRLEMLKDDTLKPEVYGDNSSALICWGSTYWLVREAIESSGADVSMVHFSQVYPLPHDTLELLESFDRTAVVENNYRGQFADLLKLEGFEADERFRRYDGMPFSVEGVAGFIEEVLL from the coding sequence ATGTCCCGTGTGCGTGGAGGGGAGAACTCCACACTGATAAGGGTATCATCCACACCGGTCCGGGCCTTCATAGAAAGGGTGGATGTGCTGTTTGCACTGAGCCCCGGTGCAGTGGAACACATGGATGGCCGTGTGAAGGATACACTGGTCATTGCAGATGAGGAGTTCCATGAGGAGGGCGCCATCAGCCTCCCGATAATGGGGGAGGCAGAGAAGCTGGGGGGCAGGATATTCGCCAATGTCGTTGCAGCGGGTGCAGCCGCAAACCTCTTCGGTGTCAGAGAGGAAACATTCGATGAAGCCGTGCGGTCCCTATTCGAACGCAAGGGCCCTGACATAGTAGAGGCCGACCTCAGGGCCGGGAGGAAGGGCTATGAACTGGGTGATGAACTCAGGGAGCACCTTGAGATCAGCATTGAACCCCAGCCATCGGTGAGGGAACACGTTGTCCTCAACGGGACAGAAGCCGTTGGCATAGGGTGCATCGCCGGGGGCTGCCGCTTCATGTCATCATACCCCATGACACCATCAACTCCACTCCAGGTATTCATATCAGAGAACGCCGCTGAATTCGACATGGTATTCGAGCAGGCAGAGGATGAGATTGCAGCCATCAACATGTGCCTGGGGGCCTCCTATGCGGGTGCACGGTCCCTTGTCGCAACCTCAGGTAGCGGATTTGCCCTCATGGAGGAGGCCGTTGGCCTTGCAGGTATGATAGAAACACCTGTGGTTATATACATAGGCCAGAGGCCGGGGCCGGCTGTTGGTCTTCCCACCAGGACAGCCCAGGAGGACCTGAACCTCGCCCTCTACGCAGGCCCCGGTGAGTTCCCAAGGGCAATTCTGGCTCCAGGGAAACTCGAGGATGCCCCTGAAATCGCGGCCCATGCCTTCAACCTGGCAGACAGGTACCAGATACCTGTATTTCTGCTCTCAGACCAGTACCTGGCAGACCTCTACTACGACCTACCCTCACCCCAGATCGGTGAGGAACCCTCTTACCATATCACCCGGACATGGGAGGGTTACAGGAGATTCGAGTTCACAGCTGATGGTATATCACCCAGGGGTATTCCAGGCTACGGGTCCGGGACGGTACGGGTGGACTCAGATGAGCACGATGAGGAGGGCCTGATAACAGAGGACCTTGATGTGAGGAGGAGGATGGTTGAGAAGAGGAACCTGCGCCTTGAGATGCTGAAGGATGACACCCTGAAGCCTGAGGTGTACGGTGATAACTCCTCTGCACTGATATGCTGGGGTTCCACCTACTGGCTGGTACGGGAGGCCATCGAGTCATCCGGTGCAGATGTGAGCATGGTGCACTTCAGCCAGGTCTACCCCCTCCCCCATGACACCCTGGAGCTCCTGGAATCATTCGACAGGACCGCTGTGGTTGAGAACAATTACCGCGGACAGTTCGCGGACCTCCTCAAGCTTGAGGGATTTGAGGCCGATGAAAGGTTCAGGAGGTACGATGGCATGCCCTTCAGCGTTGAGGGGGTTGCCGGATTCATCGAGGAGGTTCTCCTATGA
- a CDS encoding thiamine pyrophosphate-dependent enzyme, with translation MRPEDYDMNVEIAWCPGCGNFSILRALKMALADLDILPERLVLVSGIGQAGKLPQYLKCNHFNGLHGRSLPAAVAIKATNPQLTVIDVSGDGCMYGEGGNHLIHNIRRNPDITTIVHGNMVYGLTKGQASPTSQPGFRTPVQVQGVFEEPFNPLAVAVALGATFVARAFSGDVERTRDILVEAISHHGYALVDIFQPCVTFNRVNTFQWFREHTYYTDHDPADRLLALEKSLEGYGGGRFPLGVIYRVEGERTFEENLSVYHGDATPLWRRSHDPDKLKRLIESKRMV, from the coding sequence ATGAGGCCAGAGGATTATGACATGAATGTTGAAATTGCATGGTGTCCAGGATGCGGTAACTTCTCCATCCTGAGGGCCCTCAAGATGGCCCTTGCAGACCTGGATATACTCCCTGAGAGGCTTGTCCTTGTCTCGGGGATAGGCCAGGCAGGGAAGCTCCCCCAGTACCTGAAGTGCAACCACTTCAATGGACTTCATGGCAGATCCCTCCCTGCTGCAGTGGCCATCAAGGCCACGAACCCCCAGCTCACAGTCATCGATGTGAGCGGTGACGGCTGCATGTACGGTGAGGGCGGAAACCACCTCATCCATAACATCCGGAGGAACCCGGACATAACCACCATCGTTCATGGCAACATGGTCTACGGTCTCACCAAGGGCCAGGCGTCCCCCACAAGTCAGCCCGGCTTCAGGACTCCTGTGCAGGTTCAGGGGGTCTTTGAGGAACCATTCAACCCATTAGCCGTGGCGGTTGCCCTGGGGGCCACCTTCGTTGCAAGGGCCTTCTCAGGGGATGTTGAGAGGACGCGTGACATACTGGTCGAGGCTATCAGCCATCATGGTTATGCCCTCGTGGATATATTCCAGCCCTGTGTGACCTTCAACCGTGTTAACACCTTCCAGTGGTTCCGGGAACACACATACTACACCGATCATGATCCTGCAGACAGGTTGCTGGCCCTTGAGAAATCCCTTGAGGGATACGGTGGGGGTAGGTTTCCACTGGGTGTCATATACAGAGTTGAGGGTGAGAGGACCTTCGAGGAAAATCTCAGTGTATACCATGGGGATGCCACTCCCCTCTGGAGGCGGAGCCATGACCCTGATAAACTGAAGCGTCTCATTGAATCAAAGAGGATGGTGTAG